The segment GTTGGAGTCCTCAGATATCTGGCTTGCCAGGGCTGCGATCCAACACCAGCGCGGCAATAAGCAGGACACTGATCTGGAACTGCTGTTCGCGATGTGCGAGGTGCACGTCACTGATCGCGAGTTCTGGATTGCTAAGGCAATTGGTTGGGCGCTACGCGATGCGAGCGCCTACTGGCCCAGTGAAGTTCAAGCTTTCGTGAACGAGCATCCCAATATCGCACCAGTTGCCCGCCGCGAGGCTCAGCGCGGCATTGATCGCGCACTCTGAGCATTCATCTACCCTTGCCCAATGGAACTTCCTGCGGCCTACGTTGCTGCCATAACCGCTGAGTATCCGGGGGCTCGCAACTTCAAGCGCAAGGGTCAGAACATCACCTTCACCTACGACGATCCCGATTCGGGAGAGTCCGTTGATGTATTGCTGAAGCCAGAGAAATAGTGAAGTAAACATCTCTGCTTTCGGCCGCTTACAACATATTGTTCAATACGAGGGCGGGAGGTTGTCTCCCCCGTCGATCTCCCGCCCGGCTCTTCCGTGGCGGAAAAGTGCTTGGATTCAGCCATGAACTTCCAAGCAGAACTTGAACTTGCCGGCAAGACTGCGACCGGGATCACCGTGCCAGCCGAGGTGGTCGAATCCCTCAATGCAGGCAAGCGGGTTCCCGTAGTGGTGACGATCAATAAGCACTCCTACCGCACGACCATCGCGCCGTACAACGGTCGCTACATGATTCCTGTCAGTGCCGAGAATCGGGAGGCAGCAGGCGTCAAGGCTGGAGAGCGCATCACTATTGGCCTGAAGGTCGACGCAGAACCACGCGAGGTGGAAGTGCCGGACGATCTCGCCAAGGCACTGCAGAAGAACAAGATGGCGAAAGACTTCTTCACGACACTGTCCTTCACCAATCAGCGTGAGTACGTGCGCTGGGTCGAGGACGCAAAGAAGGAAGGGACTCGAACAGCTCGAGTGCTGAAGAGCATCGAGTCACTGGAAGCGCAAAAGAAAGTGCGCTAGCAGAGCCGCAGAGAGCGACTAGAGATCAGCCGCGACCAACTCTGCAACCTGGACCGCATTCAATGCGGCTCCCTTGCGTAGATTGTCATTGCTCACGAATAACACCAGACCATGATCATCGGCAACGGATTGATCCTGGCGTATGCGCCCAACCAATGACGGATCCGTGCCTGCTGCTTTCAAAGGAGTAGGAACGTCTACGAGTTCCACGCCAGGGGCATGGCTGAGCACACTGGTTGCTTCGTCAACAGTGATCGCGCGATCGAACTCAGCATTGATCGACAATGAGTGGCCGGTGAACACTGGGACGCGCACGCAGGTTCCGGAAACGAGCAACTCAGGGATGCCCAGAATCTTGCGGCTCTCATTGCGCAGCTTCTGTTCTTCATCGGTCTCAAGTGACCCGTCGGCCACCAAGTTTCCGGCGAACGGAATGACGTCAAAGGCAATAGGCGCAACGTATTTCTGCGGATCCGGGAACTTCACAGCTCCACCATCGTGGGTCAAGCCTTCAAAGTCCTGGTCGACAGCGGCCCGCACTTGCGAGGCAAGCTCTTCAACACCAGTAAGCCCGCTGCCAGAAACTGCTTGGTAAGTGCTGATCACGAGACGATGCAGGCCCGCAGCCGCATGGAGGGCTTGCAGCATTGGCATTGCAGCCATCGTGGTGCAGTTCGGGTTGGCGATGATCCCCTTGCGCATCTCCTTGATTGCCTGCGGATTGACTTCGCTGACGACCAACGGCACATCGGGATCCATCCGCCAAGCAGAGGAGTTGTCGATCACGACTGCGCCGGCCGCTGCAAACTTTGGGGCGAGGGCCTTTGAAGTTGATCCACCTGCCGAGAACAGTGCAATGTCAATGCCACTGAGATCAGCCGTCTCGGCATCTTCGATGACGATGTCCTGGCCGCGCCACGGCAGGGTGCTGCCCGCTGAACGAGCAGAGGCCATATATCGAATGCGCTCGATCGGAAATTCGCGTTCTTCCAACAGCCGACGCATGACAGTGCCCACCTGGCCGGTAGCTCCGACCACGGCGACGTGCAGACCGCGACTCATCTTCCGGTCCCGCCATACACAACAGCTTCGCCGTCGACATCAAGGCCAAAGGCGGTGTGCAATGCCTGCACTGCACGGCTGGCATCGGCAACGCTCGTGACAACTGAAATGCGGATTTCAGAAGTCGAAATCATCTGCACGTTGATATTCGCATCAGCCAGCGCGGAGAAGAAAGTCGCCGAAACTCCTGGGTTCGAACGCATGCCTGCACCCACGAGTGAGACCTTGGCGATCTGATCGTCAACCAGCAATTCCTCGTAACCAATCGAGGCTCGCTGTGCTTCCAAAGCTTTCTTCGCCGTCACTGAAGAACCCTGCGCGCAAGTGAAGGTCACATCGGTACGGCCAGTGGCTGCAGCAGAGACGTTCTGCACGATCATGTCGACGTTGATACTTGCGTCAGCGAGCGCGCGGAAGATCACTGCGGCCTCGCCAGGCTTATCCGGCACACCGATCACCGTGATCTTCGCGTCGTTCACGTCGGCGGCGGCTCCGGAAATGATCGGCTGTTCCATGGCTCTTCCTTCTGCAATAGCGGTCGCGATGGCTTCTGGGGAAAGCACGTAGGTGCCTTCATGGGTCGAAAAGGAGGAGCGGACATGAATGGGGAGGTTGCCGCGGCGCGCATACTCCACACATCGCACATGCAGCACCTTGGCGCCAACGGCAGCCAACTCGAGCATTTCCTCGTAGGTAATGAATGGCACCTTGCGCGCGGCCGGCACGATGCGCGGATCGGCGCTGAACACTCCGTCGACGTCGGTATAGATCTCGCAGACGGAGGCATTCAGGGCGACGGCGAGAGCCACAGCCGTGGTGTCAGA is part of the Actinomycetota bacterium genome and harbors:
- a CDS encoding YdeI/OmpD-associated family protein; the protein is MNFQAELELAGKTATGITVPAEVVESLNAGKRVPVVVTINKHSYRTTIAPYNGRYMIPVSAENREAAGVKAGERITIGLKVDAEPREVEVPDDLAKALQKNKMAKDFFTTLSFTNQREYVRWVEDAKKEGTRTARVLKSIESLEAQKKVR
- a CDS encoding aspartate-semialdehyde dehydrogenase; the protein is MSRGLHVAVVGATGQVGTVMRRLLEEREFPIERIRYMASARSAGSTLPWRGQDIVIEDAETADLSGIDIALFSAGGSTSKALAPKFAAAGAVVIDNSSAWRMDPDVPLVVSEVNPQAIKEMRKGIIANPNCTTMAAMPMLQALHAAAGLHRLVISTYQAVSGSGLTGVEELASQVRAAVDQDFEGLTHDGGAVKFPDPQKYVAPIAFDVIPFAGNLVADGSLETDEEQKLRNESRKILGIPELLVSGTCVRVPVFTGHSLSINAEFDRAITVDEATSVLSHAPGVELVDVPTPLKAAGTDPSLVGRIRQDQSVADDHGLVLFVSNDNLRKGAALNAVQVAELVAADL
- a CDS encoding aspartate kinase, which produces MSLIVQKFGGSSVADASGIKRVARRIVHAKRAGNDVVVVVSAMGDTTDELLALANQVSDGPPGRELDMLLTAGERISMALLAMAIADLGADARSYTGSQAGLITDAAHGSARIVGVTPGRIQEAIADGAIPIVAGFQGVSQSTKDVTTLGRGGSDTTAVALAVALNASVCEIYTDVDGVFSADPRIVPAARKVPFITYEEMLELAAVGAKVLHVRCVEYARRGNLPIHVRSSFSTHEGTYVLSPEAIATAIAEGRAMEQPIISGAAADVNDAKITVIGVPDKPGEAAVIFRALADASINVDMIVQNVSAAATGRTDVTFTCAQGSSVTAKKALEAQRASIGYEELLVDDQIAKVSLVGAGMRSNPGVSATFFSALADANINVQMISTSEIRISVVTSVADASRAVQALHTAFGLDVDGEAVVYGGTGR